A window of the Schistosoma mansoni, WGS project CABG00000000 data, supercontig 0177, strain Puerto Rico, whole genome shotgun sequence genome harbors these coding sequences:
- a CDS encoding ccr4-not transcription complex, putative codes for MESKLVSRCISPPEYISKQICFIMNNLTEYNLKSQVDEITTIMPYHFTQWLAYSILNRIASEPSQHNVYYKFITMISEHYTNFETMMLEILTKEIDYLLKLPNLNVSNGKILKYFGGFLGRLTMAYDIPLQLDIKSLIYTTFKDKPNLLDYIISFISELLKNIKYSKRIKLSNPWVTEILQVIKELHHITDKLNVQFEIELLFNFLECDFNECKSTYYLKRCIEKK; via the coding sequence ATGGAATCCAAGCTTGTATCAAGGTGTATTTCACCTCCAGAATATATATCAAAACAAATCtgttttataatgaataatCTTACTGAATATAATCTAAAAAGTCAAGTAGATGAAATCACTACTATTATGCCATATCACTTTACTCAATGGCTTGCTTATTCAATTCTAAATCGTATTGCTTCAGAACCAAGTCAACATAATGTATATTATAAGTTTATAACAATGATTTCAGAACATTATACAAATTTTGAGACAATGATGTTAGAAATTTTAACAAAagaaattgattatttattaaaactacCAAATCTTAATGTCTCTAAtggtaaaatattaaaatattttggtGGATTTTTGGGTCGTTTAACAATGGCCTATGATATTCCTTTACAACTAGATATCAAATCATTAATTTATACAACTTTTAAAGATAAACCAAACTTATTAGATTATATCATCTCATTTATATCggaattattaaaaaatataaaatatagtaAACGGATAAAACTATCTAATCCATGGGTTACAGAAATATTACAAGTCATTAAAGAATTACATCATATCACTGATAAATTAAATGTACAATTTGAAATTGAATTATTGTTTAACTTTTTAGAATGTGATTTTAATGAATGCAAATCTACTTATTATCTTAAAAGATGTATTGAAAAAAAATGA